A genomic window from Populus nigra chromosome 7, ddPopNigr1.1, whole genome shotgun sequence includes:
- the LOC133699565 gene encoding glutamine synthetase cytosolic isozyme 1 translates to MSLLSDLINLNLSDSTKKIIAEYIWIGGSGLDMRSKAKTLSGPVSDPAKLPTWNYDGSSTGQAPGQDSEVILYPQAIFRDPFRRGNNILVICDAYTPAGEPIPTNKRCDAAKIFSHPDVVAEKPWYGLEQEYTLLQKDVKWPLGWPIGGYPGPQGPYYCGIGVDKAFGRDIVDAHYKACLYAGINISGINGEVMPGQWEFQVGPSVGISAGDELWAARYILERITEVAGVVLSFDPKPIQGDWNGAGAHTNYSTESMRNEGGYEIIKKAIEKLGLRHKEHIAAYGEGNERRLTGRHETADINTFKWGVADRGASIRVGRDTEKEGKGYFEDRRPASNMDPYVVTSMIAETTILWKP, encoded by the exons ATGTCGTTGCTTTCAGATCTCATTAACCTTAACCTCTCAGACTCCACTAAGAAAATCATTGCTGAATACATATG GATTGGTGGATCTGGATTGGATATGAGGAGCAAAGCAAAG ACTCTTTCCGGCCCAGTTAGTGATCCTGCAAAGCTTCCCACATGGAACTATGATGGTTCCAGCACAGGCCAGGCTCCTGGACAAGACAGTGAAGTGATCCTATA TCCACAAGCTATTTTCAGAGATCCATTTAGGAGGGGCAATAACATCCTC GTCATATGTGACGCTTATACTCCTGCTGGCGAGCCAATTCCGACAAATAAGAGATGTGATGCTGCTAAGATATTCAGCCATCCTGATGTTGTTGCTGAGAAGCcctg GTATGGCCTTGAGCAAGAATACACCTTGTTGCAGAAAGATGTTAAATGGCCACTTGGGTGGCCAATTGGTGGTTATCCTGGCCCTCAGGGACCATACTACTGTGGTATTGGTGTTGACAAAGCCTTCGGCCGTGACATTGTCGATGCGCATTACAAGGCATGTCTGTATGCAGGCATTAACATTAGCGGCATCAATGGAGAAGTGATGCCAGgccaa TGGGAGTTTCAAGTTGGACCTTCAGTCGGTATCTCCGCCGGAGATGAATTATGGGCTGCTCGGTATATTTTGGAG AGGATTACTGAGGTTGCTGGAGTTGTACTTTCATTTGATCCTAAGCCAATTCAG GGCGATTGGAATGGAGCGGGGGCACACACAAATTACAG TACTGAGTCTATGAGAAATGAAGGAGGCTATGAAatcatcaagaaagcaattgaAAAGCTTGGTCTGAGGCATAAAGAACACATTGCAGCTTATGGAGAAGGGAATGAGCGGAGACTCACCGGCCGACACGAAACGGCTGACATTAATACCTTCAAATGG GGTGTGGCTGATCGTGGAGCTTCTATTCGTGTTGGTCGCGACACagagaaagaaggaaagggGTATTTTGAGGATAGAAGGCCTGCTTCGAACATGGATCCATATGTTGTTACTTCCATGATTGCAGAGACCACCATCCTGTGGAAGCCATGA